tacccccagggatggggactccactttttccctgggcagcccattccagggcctgacaacccttctggtatttttttttcctaacatccaacctaaacctcccctgacacaactggagaccatttcctcttgttctatctcTTGTtaactgggagaagagaccacccccccacacacctgGCTACAATCTCTTTTCAAgtagctgcagagagcaagaaggcctcccctcagcctccttttctccaggctacaCAGCCACAGTTCCCTCAGGAACTGCCcctcacaggacttgtgctccagagccttcaccagcttcgctgcccttctctggacacgctccaatgtccttcttgtggtgaggggcccagaactgaacgCAGGattccaggtgcagcctcaccagtgccgaggGCAGCGGGACAGTCGCCGCCCcggtcctgctggccacactgctgctgAGACAAGCCAGGGCGCTGCTGGCCTGCTCGGCCACCCGGGCACACCGCGGGCTCCTATTCACCCACCGCCGACCAGCACCCGCAGGTCcctttcctctgggcagcttcccagctgctcttccccaagcctggagcgcTGCCTGGGGCTGCCGCGACGCAAACacaggacccaacacttggccttgttgaatcaCGGACAACCTGCCCCAGCCCACCGGTCCAAACCCCGGGACCCGCCGCCAGGAAGAATTCCGGGTGGGGCGGGGCTGGGAAGGGTGCgggaaaaggggggaggggCCGGgagagcggggcggggcggggcggggcgggcagggcgcgCTCCCGCGGGCAGCGCGTGCCCCGGCGGCGGCTCCTCCCTGCGCGCCCCCGcggcgccccctggcggccgGCGCGTGCCCCCGGTGCGTGCGTCACCCCGGTGACGCCGGAGGGGCGGGGCCTCGCGCTGCGCTGGCGCGCGGCGGCCGCGTGTGCGGAAGCGGCGGAGGGCGCGGGGGCGCGCGGGGGCCGCGGGGGCGCGCCGGGGCCGCCATGCCGCTGAAAGCCGTCATCCTCATCGGGGGCCCGCAGAAGGGTAAGTGCGCCGGGCCCGCGCGGGgggctcccgccgccgccgccgccgggccccgccgacCCCCCTCTGCGCCGCAGGGACCCGGTTCCGGCCGCTGTCCTTCGAGGTGCCCAAGCCGCTCTTCCCCGTGGCCGGCGTGCCCATGGTGCAGCACCACATCGAGGCCTGCGCCAAGGTACGGGGGGAGCacgggggctgcgggggagCCGGGAGGAGCCCGGCCGGGCGGGCAGCCTTCCCCGCTtcaccccttccctcccttcgCCAGGTGCCCGGCGTGAAGGAGATCCTGCTGATGGGCTTCTATCAGCCCCACGAAGCTCTCAGCCGCTTCCTGGTGTCGGCGCAGCAGGAGTTCAAGATCCCCATCAGGTGGGCAGGAGCCTTCCCGCCCCTGCGGTGGCACACCCTGCCTGGGCCCCCGCCCTGGGgggacagccccagctcccGTGTTAGTTCTGCCAGATGTCACTTGCTTCGGACCCGCTCCTGGCTGTTCCCTGGTCCAGAGATGCctctcagcacagctccaggctgcCGCTTTCTCATTCCCCTCTGCCGATGCCCCATGGCAGGATTATgtccctccagcccctgccagtccttccctgccctgctgctgggaaatgcCACCAAACCCCCACTTCCCTAAACCCTTGCTTTGCCCTGCTTGGGTTGCAGGTATCTTCAGGAGTACGCAGCGCTGGGCACAGGTGGTGGCATCTACCACTTCCGAGACCAGATCCTGTCGGGTGGTGCTGACGCCTTCTTTGTCCTCAATGCGGACGTGTGCTCGGAGTTCCCCTTGCAGGAGATGCTGGAGTCCTGGCAGCGGCGTGGGGACATGCACAGCTTTGTCATTCTGGGTACCACAGTGAgtggcagtgctggagaagcagagcagcagtgctgctctgccatAGGCTtgtctgggagctgctggctcctgcagtGGATGTGTCCCTGCATGAGAGCTCTGGGTCTTGGCTGTTCTGCATCACTATGCCCACTTCTCCACTGTTGCTGAGACGTCCTTGCTCTGCAGGCCAACAGGACACAGGCGCTGAATTACGGCTGTATCGTGGCAAACGCAGACACGCAGGAGGTACTGGAGGATCTCCAGGAGATGGGCACAGCGTGGgcagccagtgctgtgctgcctgcgTGGGCACATCTTCCTGGCTGAGCCCTGGGACTCATGTCTCTTCCCTTGCTTCCAGGTCCAGCACTATGTGGAGAAGCCCAGCACGTTTGTCAGTGAGATCATTAACTGCGGCATCTACCTGTTCACACCTGCCATCTTCCAGCACATTGGTGAGGTCTTCCAGAGGAACCAGCAGGAGCTAATGCTGTGAGTGCTCTTATCTGCCCCTCATCCTTCCCCACCCCACTgcttcctggggctgcagcagcacgcTCATCCTCCATTCTTTCTCTATCTTCTTTCCTTTGCCATCACTCACTTGTTTCCTGGTCCTGCACAAGCTATTCTTACCTTGGGTAAGTCTTCCTCTGTGTCTGCACTGGCTGCTTTCTAGGCTGAATTGTCCCTAGGGATAATGCATgctttcctccctgctccaggctgctctgcaaggCTGTTCTTTTCCTCTACTCCCCTCCTGGCCAGCTTGAGactccctttctcccttccagTCCTACCACCCCATCCTCATCCAGCTCTGAACAAGGAGCTGAGCAAGCCTTTCACCTGGGaatgctc
This is a stretch of genomic DNA from Apus apus isolate bApuApu2 chromosome 6, bApuApu2.pri.cur, whole genome shotgun sequence. It encodes these proteins:
- the GMPPA gene encoding mannose-1-phosphate guanyltransferase alpha isoform X3 gives rise to the protein MPLKAVILIGGPQKGTRFRPLSFEVPKPLFPVAGVPMVQHHIEACAKVPGVKEILLMGFYQPHEALSRFLVSAQQEFKIPIRYLQEYAALGTGGGIYHFRDQILSGGADAFFVLNADVCSEFPLQEMLESWQRRGDMHSFVILGTTANRTQALNYGCIVANADTQEVQHYVEKPSTFVSEIINCGIYLFTPAIFQHIGEVFQRNQQELMLYSYLGEESSNGWQRAEVIRLEQDVFTALAGSGKLYVYKTDGFWSQIKSAGSAIYASRLYLNQYSRSHPERLAQNKPGGPIIRGNVYIHPTASIDSTAVLGPNVSIGEGVTVGAGVRVRESIVLHGASLHDHTCVLNTIVGWDSTIGRWARVEGTPSDPNPNDPYAKIDSETLFRDGRLTPSITILGCSVTIPAEVVILNSIVLPHKELSRSYKNQIIL